The proteins below come from a single Methyloprofundus sedimenti genomic window:
- a CDS encoding IS30 family transposase — protein sequence MNTFNHLTQEERFYIYTQLKQGVSKNQIAITLGRHKSTIGREITRNTGQCGYRYKQAERIAKQRHIDKPKNIKMTAELQQIITPLIKEKWSPDCISGRLKQQGKDSVSHETIYRYILANKAAGGDLYTYLRHQAKPYRKRYGKNDYRGTIPSRVDIDERPQVVDDKTRLGDWEADTVIGKGHKGVLVTLTERVSKLNFAISIERKESELTKEAIINALEPFKRWVHTITFDNGREFCGHEAIAKTLDCGTYFAKPYHSWQRGLNENHNGLLRQYFPKKEPLDKVTQDEVDSAITALNHRPRKGLNYRTPWEVFCQITGVDINKSQGVALIA from the coding sequence ATGAACACGTTTAACCATCTAACCCAAGAGGAAAGATTTTACATTTATACGCAACTAAAACAAGGCGTTTCTAAGAATCAAATAGCCATCACATTGGGGCGTCATAAATCGACTATTGGACGTGAAATTACGCGTAATACAGGTCAGTGTGGTTATCGTTACAAGCAAGCTGAGAGAATAGCTAAACAACGCCATATTGATAAGCCCAAAAACATCAAGATGACGGCTGAGTTACAACAGATAATAACGCCTTTAATCAAAGAGAAATGGAGCCCTGACTGTATTTCAGGACGCTTAAAACAACAAGGTAAGGACTCCGTCAGTCATGAGACTATTTACCGTTATATTTTAGCTAACAAAGCAGCCGGTGGCGATTTGTATACTTATTTGAGGCATCAAGCCAAACCTTATCGTAAGCGATATGGAAAAAATGATTATCGCGGAACGATACCCAGCCGTGTTGATATTGATGAGCGACCACAAGTGGTTGATGATAAAACGCGTTTAGGTGATTGGGAAGCAGATACTGTTATCGGTAAAGGACATAAAGGCGTATTGGTGACGCTGACTGAACGGGTCTCAAAGCTCAACTTCGCCATCTCAATTGAGCGTAAAGAATCTGAATTAACGAAAGAGGCGATTATCAATGCTCTTGAGCCTTTTAAACGTTGGGTTCACACGATTACCTTTGATAATGGACGTGAGTTTTGTGGGCATGAAGCCATTGCAAAAACACTTGACTGCGGCACTTATTTTGCCAAACCGTATCATTCGTGGCAACGAGGTTTAAATGAAAACCACAATGGCTTATTAAGGCAATACTTCCCTAAAAAAGAACCTTTGGATAAGGTAACTCAAGATGAGGTTGATAGTGCCATTACAGCACTTAATCATCGTCCAAGAAAAGGGTTAAATTACAGAACTCCATGGGAAGTATTTTGCCAAATAACGGGGGTTGATATAAATAAATCACAGGGTGTTGCATTAATTGCTTGA